A single genomic interval of Salmo trutta chromosome 13, fSalTru1.1, whole genome shotgun sequence harbors:
- the LOC115205668 gene encoding uncharacterized protein LOC115205668 isoform X8 — protein MDDDNHRLFHRVAEKLGWSEKGGLETAEQQLIKSISKTRRLAVGCHASRGAQDLPPPVQLHLLDSEEEDDRGSGKENQVSKGNNYRTKVFMESSDDDFDQFLVEQATPKTASRKHCSAAKKVSEPVLVLSSDSDDHFEKFLSRVKTPKPKLKEAERGSVDSLKNFVVDSFSSDDDFVAERKKKPTSKGAFKTPKPSSFQTPVRRPLSQCDTPVFLSDSEEDGIVMKSTWGTCHPVHQSPPSQTHKVKVLQRPNQKPPLSAPQPKASKEVGPRPLVRTPLDLKTPVRPLVTKPTGSQTEYTLKTSSLSSSSVSAAGCQTPGCVSLLSVSDSRLCFSPQRVSSRVSDTRLCFSPQRVRLQAVFLSACQQQGVRHQAVFLSSACQTPGCVSLLSVSAAGCQTPGCVSLSSACQQQGVRPQAVFLSPQRVSSRVSDTRLCFSPQRVRLQAVFLSACQQQGVRHQAVFLSSACQTPGCVSLLSVSAAGCQTPGCFLQSLSGPGSSYSRNFKQTKEELTSRLYHLYNTSVFNSKLPSNMSVSWNKKMRKTAGYCITGQERGGNRYARIQLSEKVCDSADRLRDTLVHEMCHAATWLINSVRDGHGPFWKLYARKATLAHPELPMVTRCHSYDINYKYQYQCSRCKNTLGRHSKSLDTQRFVCALCTGPLVLLTPAKPRAPTPFANFVKENYGSVRQNLVGQSHGEVMRKLSVDFATKTKLSQN, from the exons ATGGATGACGATAATCACAGATTATTTCATAGAGTTGCAGAGAAACTGGGCTGGTCAGAGAAGGGAGGATTGGAAACAGCAGAACAACAG CTGATTAAGAGCATCAGTAAGACTCGGCGTCTGGCCGTAGGCTGTCATGCCTCCAGGGGTGCTCAAGACCTTCCTCCCCCAGTCCAGCTACATCTGctagacagtgaggaagaggatGACAGAGGCTCAGGGAAAGAGAACCAGGTCTCCAAGGGCAACAATTACAGGACCAAGGTGTTCATGGAGTCCAGTGACGATGATTTCGACCAGT TTCTTGTGGAGCAGGCTACACCCAAAACTGCTTCTCGGAAACATTGCAGTGCTGCTAAGAAAGTCAG TGAACCAGTCCTTGTATTAAGCTCAGACAGTGATGACCACTTTGAAAAGT TCCTGAGCCGTGTGAAAACTCCCAAGCCTAAGCTCAAGGAAGCGGAGCGTGGCAGTGTAGACAG CCTCAAAAACTTCGTTGTCGACAGCTTTTCCTCCGATGATGACTTTGTCGCTGAGAGGAAGAAAAAACCTACCTCTAAAG GTGCCTTTAAGACCCCTAAGCCGTCATCCTTCCAGACCCCAGTCAGAAGACCCCTGTCCCAGTGTGACACTCCAGTTTTCCTCAGCGACAGTGAAGAAGATGGTATTGTGATGAAGAGCACGTGGGGGACATGCCACCCTGTGCACCAGTCGCCGCCGTCACAGACGCACAAAGTCAAAGTCCTACAAA GGCCCAATCAGAAGCCCCCCCTGTCAGCTCCACAGCCAAAAGCCTCGAAAGAGGTGGGCCCTCGGCCGTTAGTGAGAACGCCCTTGGATCTGAAGACCCCGGTGCGGCCGCTCGTCACTAAACCCACTGGTTCCCAGACGGAATACACACTCAAGACCAGCAGCCTTTCCTCCTCCAG CGTGTCAGCAGCAGGGTGTCAGACACCAGGCTGTGTTTCTCTCCTCAGCGTGTCAGACTCCAGGCTGTGTTTCTCTCCTCAGCGTGTCAGCAGCAGGGTGTCAg ACACCAGGCTGTGTTTCTCTCCTCAGCGTGTCAGACTCCAGGCTGTGTTTCTCTCAGCGTGTCAGCAGCAGGGTGTCAGACACCAGGCTGTGTTTCTCTCCTCAGCGTGTCAGACTCCAGGCTGTGTTTCTCTCCTCAGCGTGTCAGCTGCAGGGTGTCAGACTCCaggctgtgtttctctctcctcagcgTGTCAGCAGCAGGGTGTCAGACCACaggctgtgtttctctctccgcAGCGTGTCAGCAGCAGGGTGTCAGACACCAGGCTGTGTTTCTCTCCTCAGCGTGTCAGACTCCAGGCTGTGTTTCTCTCAGCGTGTCAGCAGCAGGGTGTCAGACACCAGGCTGTGTTTCTCTCCTCAGCGTGTCAGACTCCAGGCTGTGTTTCTCTCCTCAGCGTGTCAGCAGCAGGGTGTCAGACTCCAGGGTGTttcctccagtctctgtcaggACCAGGCTCCAGCTACAGCCGCAACTTCAAACAGACCAAGGAGGAGCTCACCAGCAGACTTTACCACCTGTACAACACCAGCGTGTTCAACAGCAAG CTGCCCAGTAACATGTCAGTGAGCTGGAATAAGAAGATGAGGAAGACTGCTGGCTACTGCATCACAGGGCAGGAGAGAGGTGGGAACCGATACGCCCGCATCCAACTCTCTGAGAAAGTCTGTGACTCTGCAG aCCGTCTGCGTGACACGTTAGTCCATGAGATGTGCCACGCTGCCACCTGGTTGATCAACAGTGTGAGGGATGGGCACGGCCCCTTCTGGAAGCTGTACGCCCGCAAGGCCACGCTGGCACACCCCGAGCTGCCCATGGTCACCCGCTGCCACAGCTACGACATTAACTACAAGTACCAGTACCAGTGCAGCCGCTGCAAAAACAC ACTCGGTCGTCACTCTAAGTCTCTGGATACCCA
- the LOC115205668 gene encoding uncharacterized protein LOC115205668 isoform X2, translating into MDDDNHRLFHRVAEKLGWSEKGGLETAEQQLIKSISKTRRLAVGCHASRGAQDLPPPVQLHLLDSEEEDDRGSGKENQVSKGNNYRTKVFMESSDDDFDQFLVEQATPKTASRKHCSAAKKVSEPVLVLSSDSDDHFEKFLSRVKTPKPKLKEAERGSVDSLKNFVVDSFSSDDDFVAERKKKPTSKGAFKTPKPSSFQTPVRRPLSQCDTPVFLSDSEEDGIVMKSTWGTCHPVHQSPPSQTHKVKVLQSNQKDKIFFPSPSPLLPSLSPSSPPLCSSFTPSPTPLPRRNYSAPSKVEDSASSEEEFLSLLDRIKKNHKTGNTPTPKPNMGPNQKPPLSAPQPKASKEVGPRPLVRTPLDLKTPVRPLVTKPTGSQTEYTLKTSSLSSSSVSAAGCQTPGCVSLLSVSDSRLCFSPQRVSSRVSDTRLCFSPQRVRLQAVFLSACQQQGVRHQAVFLSSACQTPGCVSLLSVSAAGCQTPGCVSLSSACQQQGVRPQAVFLSPQRVSSRVSDTRLCFSPQRVRLQAVFLSACQQQGVRHQAVFLSSACQTPGCVSLLSVSAAGCQTPGCFLQSLSGPGSSYSRNFKQTKEELTSRLYHLYNTSVFNSKLPSNMSVSWNKKMRKTAGYCITGQERGGNRYARIQLSEKVCDSADRLRDTLVHEMCHAATWLINSVRDGHGPFWKLYARKATLAHPELPMVTRCHSYDINYKYQYQCSRCKNTLGRHSKSLDTQRFVCALCTGPLVLLTPAKPRAPTPFANFVKENYGSVRQNLVGQSHGEVMRKLSVDFATKTKLSQN; encoded by the exons ATGGATGACGATAATCACAGATTATTTCATAGAGTTGCAGAGAAACTGGGCTGGTCAGAGAAGGGAGGATTGGAAACAGCAGAACAACAG CTGATTAAGAGCATCAGTAAGACTCGGCGTCTGGCCGTAGGCTGTCATGCCTCCAGGGGTGCTCAAGACCTTCCTCCCCCAGTCCAGCTACATCTGctagacagtgaggaagaggatGACAGAGGCTCAGGGAAAGAGAACCAGGTCTCCAAGGGCAACAATTACAGGACCAAGGTGTTCATGGAGTCCAGTGACGATGATTTCGACCAGT TTCTTGTGGAGCAGGCTACACCCAAAACTGCTTCTCGGAAACATTGCAGTGCTGCTAAGAAAGTCAG TGAACCAGTCCTTGTATTAAGCTCAGACAGTGATGACCACTTTGAAAAGT TCCTGAGCCGTGTGAAAACTCCCAAGCCTAAGCTCAAGGAAGCGGAGCGTGGCAGTGTAGACAG CCTCAAAAACTTCGTTGTCGACAGCTTTTCCTCCGATGATGACTTTGTCGCTGAGAGGAAGAAAAAACCTACCTCTAAAG GTGCCTTTAAGACCCCTAAGCCGTCATCCTTCCAGACCCCAGTCAGAAGACCCCTGTCCCAGTGTGACACTCCAGTTTTCCTCAGCGACAGTGAAGAAGATGGTATTGTGATGAAGAGCACGTGGGGGACATGCCACCCTGTGCACCAGTCGCCGCCGTCACAGACGCACAAAGTCAAAGTCCTACAAAGTAACCAGAAGGACAAAATCTTCTTTCCCTCTCCCAGCCCTCTTctgccttccctctctcccagctctcctcctctctgctcctccttcaCCCCATCCCCGACCCCCCTTCCACGGCGGAACTACTCAGCCCCGTCGAAGGTGGAGGACTCAGCCAGCTCAGAGGAAGAGTTCCTCAGCTTACTGGACAGAATTAAGAAGAACCACAAGACCGGCAACACCCCAACACCTAAACCCAACATGG GGCCCAATCAGAAGCCCCCCCTGTCAGCTCCACAGCCAAAAGCCTCGAAAGAGGTGGGCCCTCGGCCGTTAGTGAGAACGCCCTTGGATCTGAAGACCCCGGTGCGGCCGCTCGTCACTAAACCCACTGGTTCCCAGACGGAATACACACTCAAGACCAGCAGCCTTTCCTCCTCCAG CGTGTCAGCAGCAGGGTGTCAGACACCAGGCTGTGTTTCTCTCCTCAGCGTGTCAGACTCCAGGCTGTGTTTCTCTCCTCAGCGTGTCAGCAGCAGGGTGTCAg ACACCAGGCTGTGTTTCTCTCCTCAGCGTGTCAGACTCCAGGCTGTGTTTCTCTCAGCGTGTCAGCAGCAGGGTGTCAGACACCAGGCTGTGTTTCTCTCCTCAGCGTGTCAGACTCCAGGCTGTGTTTCTCTCCTCAGCGTGTCAGCTGCAGGGTGTCAGACTCCaggctgtgtttctctctcctcagcgTGTCAGCAGCAGGGTGTCAGACCACaggctgtgtttctctctccgcAGCGTGTCAGCAGCAGGGTGTCAGACACCAGGCTGTGTTTCTCTCCTCAGCGTGTCAGACTCCAGGCTGTGTTTCTCTCAGCGTGTCAGCAGCAGGGTGTCAGACACCAGGCTGTGTTTCTCTCCTCAGCGTGTCAGACTCCAGGCTGTGTTTCTCTCCTCAGCGTGTCAGCAGCAGGGTGTCAGACTCCAGGGTGTttcctccagtctctgtcaggACCAGGCTCCAGCTACAGCCGCAACTTCAAACAGACCAAGGAGGAGCTCACCAGCAGACTTTACCACCTGTACAACACCAGCGTGTTCAACAGCAAG CTGCCCAGTAACATGTCAGTGAGCTGGAATAAGAAGATGAGGAAGACTGCTGGCTACTGCATCACAGGGCAGGAGAGAGGTGGGAACCGATACGCCCGCATCCAACTCTCTGAGAAAGTCTGTGACTCTGCAG aCCGTCTGCGTGACACGTTAGTCCATGAGATGTGCCACGCTGCCACCTGGTTGATCAACAGTGTGAGGGATGGGCACGGCCCCTTCTGGAAGCTGTACGCCCGCAAGGCCACGCTGGCACACCCCGAGCTGCCCATGGTCACCCGCTGCCACAGCTACGACATTAACTACAAGTACCAGTACCAGTGCAGCCGCTGCAAAAACAC ACTCGGTCGTCACTCTAAGTCTCTGGATACCCA
- the LOC115205668 gene encoding uncharacterized protein LOC115205668 isoform X5 codes for MDDDNHRLFHRVAEKLGWSEKGGLETAEQQLIKSISKTRRLAVGCHASRGAQDLPPPVQLHLLDSEEEDDRGSGKENQVSKGNNYRTKVFMESSDDDFDQFLVEQATPKTASRKHCSAAKKVSEPVLVLSSDSDDHFEKFLSRVKTPKPKLKEAERGSVDSLKNFVVDSFSSDDDFVAERKKKPTSKGAFKTPKPSSFQTPVRRPLSQCDTPVFLSDSEEDGIVMKSTWGTCHPVHQSPPSQTHKVKVLQSNQKDKIFFPSPSPLLPSLSPSSPPLCSSFTPSPTPLPRRNYSAPSKVEDSASSEEEFLSLLDRIKKNHKTGNTPTPKPNMGNTPTPNMGPNQKPPLSAPQPKASKEVGPRPLVRTPLDLKTPVRPLVTKPTGSQTEYTLKTSSLSSSSVSAAGCQTPGCVSLLSVSDSRLCFSPQRVSSRVSDARLCFSLLSVSAAGCQTPGCVSLSAACQQQGVRHQAVFLSSACQTPGCVSLSVSAAGCQTPGCVSLLSVSDSRLCFSPQRVRLQAVFLSACQQQGVRHQAVFLSSACQTPGCVSLLSVSAAGCQTPGCFLQSLSGPGSSYSRNFKQTKEELTSRLYHLYNTSVFNSKLPSNMSVSWNKKMRKTAGYCITGQERGGNRYARIQLSEKVCDSADRLRDTLVHEMCHAATWLINSVRDGHGPFWKLYARKATLAHPELPMVTRCHSYDINYKYQYQCSRCKNTLGRHSKSLDTQRFVCALCTGPLVLLTPAKPRAPTPFANFVKENYGSVRQNLVGQSHGEVMRKLSVDFATKTKLSQN; via the exons ATGGATGACGATAATCACAGATTATTTCATAGAGTTGCAGAGAAACTGGGCTGGTCAGAGAAGGGAGGATTGGAAACAGCAGAACAACAG CTGATTAAGAGCATCAGTAAGACTCGGCGTCTGGCCGTAGGCTGTCATGCCTCCAGGGGTGCTCAAGACCTTCCTCCCCCAGTCCAGCTACATCTGctagacagtgaggaagaggatGACAGAGGCTCAGGGAAAGAGAACCAGGTCTCCAAGGGCAACAATTACAGGACCAAGGTGTTCATGGAGTCCAGTGACGATGATTTCGACCAGT TTCTTGTGGAGCAGGCTACACCCAAAACTGCTTCTCGGAAACATTGCAGTGCTGCTAAGAAAGTCAG TGAACCAGTCCTTGTATTAAGCTCAGACAGTGATGACCACTTTGAAAAGT TCCTGAGCCGTGTGAAAACTCCCAAGCCTAAGCTCAAGGAAGCGGAGCGTGGCAGTGTAGACAG CCTCAAAAACTTCGTTGTCGACAGCTTTTCCTCCGATGATGACTTTGTCGCTGAGAGGAAGAAAAAACCTACCTCTAAAG GTGCCTTTAAGACCCCTAAGCCGTCATCCTTCCAGACCCCAGTCAGAAGACCCCTGTCCCAGTGTGACACTCCAGTTTTCCTCAGCGACAGTGAAGAAGATGGTATTGTGATGAAGAGCACGTGGGGGACATGCCACCCTGTGCACCAGTCGCCGCCGTCACAGACGCACAAAGTCAAAGTCCTACAAAGTAACCAGAAGGACAAAATCTTCTTTCCCTCTCCCAGCCCTCTTctgccttccctctctcccagctctcctcctctctgctcctccttcaCCCCATCCCCGACCCCCCTTCCACGGCGGAACTACTCAGCCCCGTCGAAGGTGGAGGACTCAGCCAGCTCAGAGGAAGAGTTCCTCAGCTTACTGGACAGAATTAAGAAGAACCACAAGACCGGCAACACCCCAACACCTAAACCCAACATGGGTAACACCCCAACTCCCAACATGG GGCCCAATCAGAAGCCCCCCCTGTCAGCTCCACAGCCAAAAGCCTCGAAAGAGGTGGGCCCTCGGCCGTTAGTGAGAACGCCCTTGGATCTGAAGACCCCGGTGCGGCCGCTCGTCACTAAACCCACTGGTTCCCAGACGGAATACACACTCAAGACCAGCAGCCTTTCCTCCTCCAG CGTGTCAGCAGCAGGGTGTCAGACACCAGGCTGTGTTTCTCTCCTCAGCGTGTCAGACTCCAGGCTGTGTTTCTCTCCTCAGCGTGTCAGCAGCAGGGTGTCAgatgccaggctgtgtttctctctcctcagcgTGTCAGCAGCAGGGTGTCAGACACCaggctgtgtttctctctccgcAGCGTGTCAGCAGCAGGGTGTCAGACACCAGGCTGTGTTTCTCTCCTCAGCGTGTCAGACTCCAGGCTGTGTTTCTCTCAGCGTGTCAGCAGCAGGGTGTCAGACACCAGGCTGTGTTTCTCTCCTCAGCGTGTCAGACTCCAG GCTGTGTTTCTCTCCTCAGCGTGTCAGACTCCAGGCTGTGTTTCTCTCAGCGTGTCAGCAGCAGGGTGTCAGACACCAGGCTGTGTTTCTCTCCTCAGCGTGTCAGACTCCAGGCTGTGTTTCTCTCCTCAGCGTGTCAGCAGCAGGGTGTCAGACTCCAGGGTGTttcctccagtctctgtcaggACCAGGCTCCAGCTACAGCCGCAACTTCAAACAGACCAAGGAGGAGCTCACCAGCAGACTTTACCACCTGTACAACACCAGCGTGTTCAACAGCAAG CTGCCCAGTAACATGTCAGTGAGCTGGAATAAGAAGATGAGGAAGACTGCTGGCTACTGCATCACAGGGCAGGAGAGAGGTGGGAACCGATACGCCCGCATCCAACTCTCTGAGAAAGTCTGTGACTCTGCAG aCCGTCTGCGTGACACGTTAGTCCATGAGATGTGCCACGCTGCCACCTGGTTGATCAACAGTGTGAGGGATGGGCACGGCCCCTTCTGGAAGCTGTACGCCCGCAAGGCCACGCTGGCACACCCCGAGCTGCCCATGGTCACCCGCTGCCACAGCTACGACATTAACTACAAGTACCAGTACCAGTGCAGCCGCTGCAAAAACAC ACTCGGTCGTCACTCTAAGTCTCTGGATACCCA
- the LOC115205668 gene encoding serine/arginine repetitive matrix protein 1 isoform X17: MDDDNHRLFHRVAEKLGWSEKGGLETAEQQLIKSISKTRRLAVGCHASRGAQDLPPPVQLHLLDSEEEDDRGSGKENQVSKGNNYRTKVFMESSDDDFDQFLVEQATPKTASRKHCSAAKKVSEPVLVLSSDSDDHFEKFLSRVKTPKPKLKEAERGSVDSLKNFVVDSFSSDDDFVAERKKKPTSKGAFKTPKPSSFQTPVRRPLSQCDTPVFLSDSEEDGIVMKSTWGTCHPVHQSPPSQTHKVKVLQSNQKDKIFFPSPSPLLPSLSPSSPPLCSSFTPSPTPLPRRNYSAPSKVEDSASSEEEFLSLLDRIKKNHKTGNTPTPKPNMGNTPTPNMGPNQKPPLSAPQPKASKEVGPRPLVRTPLDLKTPVRPLVTKPTGSQTEYTLKTSSLSSSSVSAAGCQTPGCVSLLSVSDSRLCFSPQRVRLQAVFLSSACQTPGCVSLSVSAAGCQTPGCVSLLSVSDSRLCFSPQRVSSRVSDSRVFPPVSVRTRLQLQPQLQTDQGGAHQQTLPPVQHQRVQQQAAQ; this comes from the exons ATGGATGACGATAATCACAGATTATTTCATAGAGTTGCAGAGAAACTGGGCTGGTCAGAGAAGGGAGGATTGGAAACAGCAGAACAACAG CTGATTAAGAGCATCAGTAAGACTCGGCGTCTGGCCGTAGGCTGTCATGCCTCCAGGGGTGCTCAAGACCTTCCTCCCCCAGTCCAGCTACATCTGctagacagtgaggaagaggatGACAGAGGCTCAGGGAAAGAGAACCAGGTCTCCAAGGGCAACAATTACAGGACCAAGGTGTTCATGGAGTCCAGTGACGATGATTTCGACCAGT TTCTTGTGGAGCAGGCTACACCCAAAACTGCTTCTCGGAAACATTGCAGTGCTGCTAAGAAAGTCAG TGAACCAGTCCTTGTATTAAGCTCAGACAGTGATGACCACTTTGAAAAGT TCCTGAGCCGTGTGAAAACTCCCAAGCCTAAGCTCAAGGAAGCGGAGCGTGGCAGTGTAGACAG CCTCAAAAACTTCGTTGTCGACAGCTTTTCCTCCGATGATGACTTTGTCGCTGAGAGGAAGAAAAAACCTACCTCTAAAG GTGCCTTTAAGACCCCTAAGCCGTCATCCTTCCAGACCCCAGTCAGAAGACCCCTGTCCCAGTGTGACACTCCAGTTTTCCTCAGCGACAGTGAAGAAGATGGTATTGTGATGAAGAGCACGTGGGGGACATGCCACCCTGTGCACCAGTCGCCGCCGTCACAGACGCACAAAGTCAAAGTCCTACAAAGTAACCAGAAGGACAAAATCTTCTTTCCCTCTCCCAGCCCTCTTctgccttccctctctcccagctctcctcctctctgctcctccttcaCCCCATCCCCGACCCCCCTTCCACGGCGGAACTACTCAGCCCCGTCGAAGGTGGAGGACTCAGCCAGCTCAGAGGAAGAGTTCCTCAGCTTACTGGACAGAATTAAGAAGAACCACAAGACCGGCAACACCCCAACACCTAAACCCAACATGGGTAACACCCCAACTCCCAACATGG GGCCCAATCAGAAGCCCCCCCTGTCAGCTCCACAGCCAAAAGCCTCGAAAGAGGTGGGCCCTCGGCCGTTAGTGAGAACGCCCTTGGATCTGAAGACCCCGGTGCGGCCGCTCGTCACTAAACCCACTGGTTCCCAGACGGAATACACACTCAAGACCAGCAGCCTTTCCTCCTCCAG CGTGTCAGCAGCAGGGTGTCAGACACCAGGCTGTGTTTCTCTCCTCAGCGTGTCAGACTCCAG GCTGTGTTTCTCTCCTCAGCGTGTCAGACTCCAG GCTGTGTTTCTCTCCTCAGCGTGTCAGACTCCAGGCTGTGTTTCTCTCAGCGTGTCAGCAGCAGGGTGTCAGACACCAGGCTGTGTTTCTCTCCTCAGCGTGTCAGACTCCAGGCTGTGTTTCTCTCCTCAGCGTGTCAGCAGCAGGGTGTCAGACTCCAGGGTGTttcctccagtctctgtcaggACCAGGCTCCAGCTACAGCCGCAACTTCAAACAGACCAAGGAGGAGCTCACCAGCAGACTTTACCACCTGTACAACACCAGCGTGTTCAACAGCAAG CTGCCCAGTAA
- the LOC115205668 gene encoding uncharacterized protein LOC115205668 isoform X4, with protein MDDDNHRLFHRVAEKLGWSEKGGLETAEQQLIKSISKTRRLAVGCHASRGAQDLPPPVQLHLLDSEEEDDRGSGKENQVSKGNNYRTKVFMESSDDDFDQFLVEQATPKTASRKHCSAAKKVSEPVLVLSSDSDDHFEKFLSRVKTPKPKLKEAERGSVDSLKNFVVDSFSSDDDFVAERKKKPTSKGAFKTPKPSSFQTPVRRPLSQCDTPVFLSDSEEDGIVMKSTWGTCHPVHQSPPSQTHKVKVLQSNQKDKIFFPSPSPLLPSLSPSSPPLCSSFTPSPTPLPRRNYSAPSKVEDSASSEEEFLSLLDRIKKNHKTGNTPTPKPNMGNTPTPNMGPNQKPPLSAPQPKASKEVGPRPLVRTPLDLKTPVRPLVTKPTGSQTEYTLKTSSLSSSSVSAAGCQTPGCVSLLSVSDSRLCFSPQRVSSRVSDTRLCFSPQRVRLQAVFLSACQQQGVRHQAVFLSSACQTPGCVSLLSVSAAGCQTPGCVSLSSACQQQGVRPQAVFLSPQRVSSRVSDTRLCFSPQRVRLQAVFLSSACQTPGCVSLLSVSAAGCQTPGCFLQSLSGPGSSYSRNFKQTKEELTSRLYHLYNTSVFNSKLPSNMSVSWNKKMRKTAGYCITGQERGGNRYARIQLSEKVCDSADRLRDTLVHEMCHAATWLINSVRDGHGPFWKLYARKATLAHPELPMVTRCHSYDINYKYQYQCSRCKNTLGRHSKSLDTQRFVCALCTGPLVLLTPAKPRAPTPFANFVKENYGSVRQNLVGQSHGEVMRKLSVDFATKTKLSQN; from the exons ATGGATGACGATAATCACAGATTATTTCATAGAGTTGCAGAGAAACTGGGCTGGTCAGAGAAGGGAGGATTGGAAACAGCAGAACAACAG CTGATTAAGAGCATCAGTAAGACTCGGCGTCTGGCCGTAGGCTGTCATGCCTCCAGGGGTGCTCAAGACCTTCCTCCCCCAGTCCAGCTACATCTGctagacagtgaggaagaggatGACAGAGGCTCAGGGAAAGAGAACCAGGTCTCCAAGGGCAACAATTACAGGACCAAGGTGTTCATGGAGTCCAGTGACGATGATTTCGACCAGT TTCTTGTGGAGCAGGCTACACCCAAAACTGCTTCTCGGAAACATTGCAGTGCTGCTAAGAAAGTCAG TGAACCAGTCCTTGTATTAAGCTCAGACAGTGATGACCACTTTGAAAAGT TCCTGAGCCGTGTGAAAACTCCCAAGCCTAAGCTCAAGGAAGCGGAGCGTGGCAGTGTAGACAG CCTCAAAAACTTCGTTGTCGACAGCTTTTCCTCCGATGATGACTTTGTCGCTGAGAGGAAGAAAAAACCTACCTCTAAAG GTGCCTTTAAGACCCCTAAGCCGTCATCCTTCCAGACCCCAGTCAGAAGACCCCTGTCCCAGTGTGACACTCCAGTTTTCCTCAGCGACAGTGAAGAAGATGGTATTGTGATGAAGAGCACGTGGGGGACATGCCACCCTGTGCACCAGTCGCCGCCGTCACAGACGCACAAAGTCAAAGTCCTACAAAGTAACCAGAAGGACAAAATCTTCTTTCCCTCTCCCAGCCCTCTTctgccttccctctctcccagctctcctcctctctgctcctccttcaCCCCATCCCCGACCCCCCTTCCACGGCGGAACTACTCAGCCCCGTCGAAGGTGGAGGACTCAGCCAGCTCAGAGGAAGAGTTCCTCAGCTTACTGGACAGAATTAAGAAGAACCACAAGACCGGCAACACCCCAACACCTAAACCCAACATGGGTAACACCCCAACTCCCAACATGG GGCCCAATCAGAAGCCCCCCCTGTCAGCTCCACAGCCAAAAGCCTCGAAAGAGGTGGGCCCTCGGCCGTTAGTGAGAACGCCCTTGGATCTGAAGACCCCGGTGCGGCCGCTCGTCACTAAACCCACTGGTTCCCAGACGGAATACACACTCAAGACCAGCAGCCTTTCCTCCTCCAG CGTGTCAGCAGCAGGGTGTCAGACACCAGGCTGTGTTTCTCTCCTCAGCGTGTCAGACTCCAGGCTGTGTTTCTCTCCTCAGCGTGTCAGCAGCAGGGTGTCAg ACACCAGGCTGTGTTTCTCTCCTCAGCGTGTCAGACTCCAGGCTGTGTTTCTCTCAGCGTGTCAGCAGCAGGGTGTCAGACACCAGGCTGTGTTTCTCTCCTCAGCGTGTCAGACTCCAGGCTGTGTTTCTCTCCTCAGCGTGTCAGCTGCAGGGTGTCAGACTCCaggctgtgtttctctctcctcagcgTGTCAGCAGCAGGGTGTCAGACCACaggctgtgtttctctctccgcAGCGTGTCAGCAGCAGGGTGTCAGACACCAGGCTGTGTTTCTCTCCTCAGCGTGTCAGACTCCAG GCTGTGTTTCTCTCCTCAGCGTGTCAGACTCCAGGCTGTGTTTCTCTCCTCAGCGTGTCAGCAGCAGGGTGTCAGACTCCAGGGTGTttcctccagtctctgtcaggACCAGGCTCCAGCTACAGCCGCAACTTCAAACAGACCAAGGAGGAGCTCACCAGCAGACTTTACCACCTGTACAACACCAGCGTGTTCAACAGCAAG CTGCCCAGTAACATGTCAGTGAGCTGGAATAAGAAGATGAGGAAGACTGCTGGCTACTGCATCACAGGGCAGGAGAGAGGTGGGAACCGATACGCCCGCATCCAACTCTCTGAGAAAGTCTGTGACTCTGCAG aCCGTCTGCGTGACACGTTAGTCCATGAGATGTGCCACGCTGCCACCTGGTTGATCAACAGTGTGAGGGATGGGCACGGCCCCTTCTGGAAGCTGTACGCCCGCAAGGCCACGCTGGCACACCCCGAGCTGCCCATGGTCACCCGCTGCCACAGCTACGACATTAACTACAAGTACCAGTACCAGTGCAGCCGCTGCAAAAACAC ACTCGGTCGTCACTCTAAGTCTCTGGATACCCA